Proteins encoded in a region of the Quercus lobata isolate SW786 chromosome 8, ValleyOak3.0 Primary Assembly, whole genome shotgun sequence genome:
- the LOC115956913 gene encoding uncharacterized protein LOC115956913, producing the protein MDLVEHVSQFNQRMTIHSKDKALMCKMFPSNLGPVAMRWFDGLRADSIDSFKELTWAFGSCFITCSKVPRPLDLLLSLSMREGETLKTYSNRYWEMFNEIDSDFDDVAISTFKVGLPAKHGLRKSLTGKPITSVRQLMDRINKYKRVEEDQQQGKGKAKVIP; encoded by the coding sequence ATGGACCTTGTAGAACATGTGAGCCAGTTCAATCAGAGGATGACTATCCATTCTAAGGACaaggctttgatgtgcaagatGTTTCCATCCAATTTAGGACctgtggcgatgagatggttcgatgGCTTGAGGGccgattccatagattcctttaagGAGCTCACCTGGGCTTTTGGCTCTTGTTTTATCACGTGTAGTAAGGTGCCTCGGCCTTTGGACTTACTACTATCCTTATCCATGCGAGagggagagactttgaagacgtaCTCAaatagatactgggaaatgttcAACGAGATTGATAGTGACTTTGATGACGTggccatcagcaccttcaaggtcGGCCTCCCAGCCAAGCACGGTTTAAGGAAGTCTTTGACTGGCAAGCCTatcaccagtgtgcgccaacttATGGATCGGATTAATAAGTACAAGAGGGTTGAGGAAGACCAACAGCAGGGGAAAGGAAAAGCTAAGGTTATCCCTTAG